From a single Stomoxys calcitrans chromosome 4, idStoCalc2.1, whole genome shotgun sequence genomic region:
- the LOC106086308 gene encoding protein DENND6B: protein MEREQDNIICNREDFQGSRTAGPTIGGNVSITPEVSEDDNVDATITCNWPTSQIPSDDDEKAKRSSDWSTLTQWIQFMCVVTFDLNLGQALEFIYPKAEIPTEQELTNICYMAFPDSNSGCMGDTKFHMRLRMSPDTSRIIKAQQFRCYNSDCPPALKADQSHYWGFVYFRQRRDANLPRGYFQKSFIIVTRLPYFNLFYEMLTHLAQKYFDEGEDVLIRACHQINNEWPKLQVGGSFNLPLFEQCYQILVPRASSRKCGQQNDGSENKTLGKEVRPVSVKVIASVNEVELFHSLSFIVDHMYTLWELVLTAEPLVVVGTSPADCSHMVQTLVQLIAPLAYCAEARPYFTIHDSEFKEFTRECGKIPPPLILGVTNPFFIKLLKDWPHMLRLVDNQLNMQRQQHLSIKNIRNASSVTSLNSSNVLKSNNGNTSLNGNNSEGSAPGLYTKYKPFLKKDKSLIKKVLLGLKTKRPEHVQTALLRRHLLELTQSFMIPLERYMASLMPLQKDISPFKSAPNANAFKLDDFLATLELSGPHLTSPLKGDWKGLYRRFYNSPNFRGWYESRHRELQLTLQDLQLQALSEANLEQWAQDKQEVEIIDMILKLKQKLNLYNDKLTNEPSSWSGNNGNTAIATRDQIRAQINCMKDLLPNDLKNVVNI from the exons atGGAAAGGGAGCAGGATAATATTATTTGTAATCGTGAAGATTTTCAAGGCTCCAGGACTGCAGGTCCTACTATAGGAGGAAACGTCTCAATTACACCTGAAGTTTCAGAAGATGATAACGTGGATGCAACAATAACATGCAACTGGCCAACCTCCCAAATTCCAAGTGACGATGATGAGAAAGCTAAAAGGTCTAGTGACTGGTCGACCTTGACTCAATGGATTCAATTTATGTGCGTTGTTACGTTCgatctaaatttgggacaggcgTTAGAGTTTATATATCCCAAAGCAGAAATACCAACAGAACAGGAATTAACCAATATTTGTTATATGGCATTTCCCGACTCGAATTCAGGATGCATGGGTGATACGAAATTTCATATGCGTCTAAGGATGTCACCGGATACGTCACGGATAATTAAAGCTCAACAGTTTCGATGTTACAATAGCGACTGTCCTCCGGCCCTGAAAGCTGATCAATCCCATTATTGGGGGTTTGTTTACTTTCGGCAGCGAAGAGACGCTAATCTGCCTCGAGGCTACTtccaaaaaagttttattatcGTAACCAGATTaccttattttaatttgttctaCGAAATGCTGACGCACCTGGCTCAGAAATATTTTGACGAAGGGGAAGATGTCTTGATAAGGGCTTGCCATCAAATCAATAACGAATGGCCCAAACTTCAAGTGGGTGGCTCGTTTAACCTGCCTCTTTTTGAACAATGTTATCAAATACTCGTGCCAAGGGCAAGCAGTAGAAAATGCGGTCAACAAAATGATGGGTCAGAAAATAAAACCTTGGGAAAGGAGGTTCGACCCGTTTCAGTGAAGGTGATTGCATCTGTAAATGAAGTGGAATTGTTCCATAGTCTAAGTTTTATTGTTGACCATATGTACACGTTGTGGGAACTTGTGTTGACAGCAGAACCACTTGTAGTTGTGGGCACATCCCCAGCAGACTGCTCACATATGGTTCAGACGTTAGTGCAGCTCATTGCACCACTAGCTTATTGTGCTGAAGCCAGGCCATACTTCACCATACACGACAGTGAATTCAAGGAGTTCACGCGAGAATGTGGAAAAATTCCACCACCGCTTATACTGGGCGTCACAAATccgttttttataaaacttttaaaaGATTGGCCTCATATGCTGCGTTTGGTAGATAATCag CTCAACATGCAACGCCAACAACAtctatcaataaaaaatattcgcAATGCGAGTTCAGTTACATCATTAAATAGTAGCAATGTGTTAAAGTCGAATAATGGAAATACGTCATTGAATGGTAACAACAGCGAAGGCTCGGCCCCCGGTCTGTATACAAAATACAAACCGTTTTTAAAGAAGGACAAATCGCTAATCAAAAAAGTCTTACTCGGTCTAAAAACCAAAAGACCGGAGCATGTACAAACAGCTTTGCTTCGAAGGCATCTTTTAGAGTTGACACAAAGCTTTATGATACCCCTTGAACGTTACATGGCATCGTTGATGCCGTTACAAAAAGACATAAGCCCATTTAAGTCGGCGCCAAATGCCAATGCATTTAAACTCGACGATTTTCTTGCAACATTAGAATTGTCAGGACCCCATTTAACATCACCCTTGAAGGGCGACTGGAAAGGTCTTTATCGACGTTTTTATAATTCACCCAATTTTCGTGGTTGGTATGAATCGCGTCATCGCGAATTGCAGCTAACTCTTCAAGATCTCCAATTACAAGCGCTTTCTGAGGCTAATCTAGAGCAATGGGCTCAAGATAAACAAGAAGTTGAAATTATTGACATGATATTAAAACTAAAACAGAAACTGAATCTCTACAATGACAAACTGACGAATGAACCTAGTTCCTGGAGCGGTAATAATGGCAACACAGCAATCGCCACGCGTGACCAAATCCGTGCTCAGATAAACTGCATGAAGGATTTACTTCCAAACGACCTTAAGAACGTTGTCAATATATGA